In one window of Aphidius gifuensis isolate YNYX2018 linkage group LG4, ASM1490517v1, whole genome shotgun sequence DNA:
- the LOC122853698 gene encoding uncharacterized protein LOC122853698, which produces MPSYKVTYFPVKALAEPIRMILSYAGQEFEDDRFDREDWPTKIKPTMPFGQVPVLEVDGKRINQSTAICRYLAKQYGLVGKDDWENLEIDSTVDTIHDMRSKIAGFFYEDDTNAEAKAKKKEVALKETVPFYLERLDAQVKKNNGYFVGGKLTWADFVFVGIIDYLNAMAGYNIIDKYDNLKSLNEKVLALPKIKEWVAKRPVTEFVSRVSRVELSSAATAKINFSRYNFKDIENFKKMPSYKLTYFNITGLGEPIRYLLSYGGVDFEDKRVSFDEWPALKSQMPMGQMPLLEIDGKKYNQSQAILRYLAKKFKVAGGDDDEAYEIDNAVDTMADMRIALATWHFEADAAAKERQKEKAFSKMDLVLGKLEETVKKNSGYLVRGKLSWADISLAAYNDFLSKVIGKSLVADYPELKKLIEKVSAVPNIKKYLEKRPVTQM; this is translated from the exons ATGCCAAGCTACAAGGTCACTTATTTTCCAGTCAAAGCTCTTGCTGAACCAATTCGTATGATTCTCAGTTATGCTGGACAAGAATTTGAAGATGATCGTTTTGATCGTGAAGATTGGCCAACTAAAATAAAGCCAA CAATGCCATTTGGACAAGTACCAGTATTGGAAGTTGATGGTAAaagaataaatcaatcaaCTGCAATATGTCGTTATCTTGCCAAGCAATATGGTCTTGTTGGTAAAGACGACTGGGAAAATCTTGAAATTGATTCAACTGTTGATACAATTCATGATATGCGTTCGA AAATTGCTGGATTTTTCTATGAGGATGATACAAATGCCGAAGCCAAGGCTAAGAAAAAAGAGGTTGCATTGAAAGAAACAGTACCATTTTATCTTGAACGTCTTGATgctcaagttaaaaaaaacaatggttACTTTGTTGGTGGTAAATTAACATGGGCTGACTTTGTTTTTGTTGGTATCATTGATTATCTTAATGCCATGGCTGGCTAtaatatcattgataaatatgataatttaaaatcactcAATGAAAAAGTACTTGCTCTTCCAAAAATCAAGGAATGGGTTGCTAAACGTCCAGTtactgaat TTGTATCAAGAGTCAGTCGTGTTGAGCTATCCAGTGCAGCAAcagctaaaataaatttctctcGTTATAATTTCAAG gatattgaaaattttaaaaaaatgccaAGCTACAAGTTGACTTATTTCAACATTACCGGTCTTGGTGAACCAATCAGGTATTTGCTGAGTTATGGAGGAGTTGATTTCGAAGACAAACGTGTCAGTTTCGATGAATGGCCTGCATTAAAATCCC aaATGCCAATGGGACAAATGCCATTATTAgaaattgatggaaaaaaatataatcaatcaCAAGCAATTCTTCGTTATcttgctaaaaaatttaaagttgctggtggtgatgatgatgaagcaTACGAAATTGACAATGCTGTTGATACCATGGCTGACATGAGAattg cattGGCAACTTGGCACTTTGAAGCTGACGCAGCAGCAAAAGAAAGGCAAAAGGAAAAAGCATTTAGTAAAATGGATTTAGTACTTGGAAAACTTGAGGAAACTGTCAAGAAAAATAGCGGCTATTTAGTTCGTGGAAAa tTATCATGGGCAGATATTAGTTTAGCTGCTTACAATgattttttgtcaaaagttaTTGGAAAAAGTCTTGTTGCTGATTATCCagaattgaaaaaactcaTTGAAAAAGTATCAGCAGttccaaatattaaaaaatatcttgaaaaacGTCCAGTTACacaaatgtaa
- the LOC122854398 gene encoding putative uncharacterized protein DDB_G0291812 isoform X1: METQALHVTETKTLSSSLMSNTEKCIDNDEITPEMEDQLLSDNFSEDQVLEDEDDAQSEGSIRLRYSDVEADDDENADKSSGASESALNNPLKKIHDDMANESSVVRDDNLIPIYTNGINDDLDKIDFTEDDTLLGINFCNNDDNENDLLSVKEIIDKTITLNQFSQSAYDNSWRLGGKSSRYRHKNYHNFLRISNFKQLQNNSYIPDTLNLNYYNIRKTCERLKNSTNENVNSNDKKVYLNKKNTSLLPPSSSSSSSPPKFMTKIFPPISKIQTNDNVIIKSKNDMIDEKLDNPKNNISNVDIIEKNNKMTDKNFDQGTDESTDSLQFELPKKQVNGILDNINIDKSQLVNNKNTTTATTTTTEVTVSSSDDIEKNPNKNVEIITNGVESTEVVENIDTKNDNTEIEATKTDESSDSGFVSTSASVTENDEILKDTNEELIKDKIVINEQPPILTPEIEIEQENKNNNVNEIMEINNSEIIVTEINKNEECIHVLEREEPTLNVSTNDLEKTEETIITDDSKLVESMDIVTIDEVTVGSNVEKIDKIEEKSNDVDVKTTSSDNEKVDMIVDDQESIGTSNNEISVINQEQQVDSPDGSSKQQCNKRKRKSIKTIGDSLDPEKENLRLRVKRETAQKAEELIRKDSQMANDDSDSDSYDIKIKPTTSPNSLKRTNEMTDLIDNKRLKIDNKIEPKIEIKTETYLTNRKIKPFTNLRKILLRDCKQKLTNMRQEDLEELLIQKIIETITMRDEIGKLREQAKLSERAKELSQQKCASLAKQIKDFEMIINRYASDREKNPDIYLAPTKINRSVGLQVNFLTDRGVQNLRQVNNKISQQNTTTINKNNNINNHANNNNNNMNNINNNNNRLINNSSTQVIVSGVSMSGGNMSTTVTSMQIDDSNVQLRKGIKIRSPRRGGDVHPQVIANIQNQLPNQMNIINSITSPIVVPKVNDTRITIAPTNSPTAQSNNNNNNTSIIVNGNSPNIQYRQTRNTTINNQNNNNNNINNRTSINGENLIDLTEEEEKTKILSGPPALTALVAPVTTSTTLPKNQQRQTRMIPSNSSAHVTISQPNIRVVTGQQGQPTGIVNNVNGQRVIFMHPGGSPSRQLILTSAASTSRTSVVTAASSSRNSFINIAPSGITTVPKTTPVRVMPGANPPVQLVKVNHPAPLPATPTHTHNPLWKMSPPAPSLKISKVTHGIVLSWNMILSDKCADIASYQLFAYQEISTTPPSSSLWKKVGDVRALPLPMACTLTQFLEGNNYYFAVRAVDCHGRLGEFSLPGNITL; this comes from the exons ATGGAAACACAAGCGTTACATGTAACAGAGACAAAAACATTGTCATCATCTTTAATGTCAAATACAGAAAAAtgtattgataatgatgaaataacaCCTGAAATGGAGGATCAACTATTGAGTGATAATTTCTCAGAGGATCAAGTTTTAGAGGATGAAGATGATGCACAATCTGAGGGTAGTATACGATTAAGATATTCTGATGTTgaagctgatgatgatgaaaatgctGATAAATCAAGTGGTGCATCTGAATCAGCTCTTAATAAtcccttaaaaaaaattcatgatgaCATGGCTAACg AATCATCAGTTGTCAgagatgataatttaataccaatatatacaaatggaataaatgatgatttggataaaattgattttaccgAAGATGATACATTATTgggaattaatttttgtaataatgatgataatgaaaatgactTGCTATCAgttaaagaaataattgataaaactaTAACTCTAAATCAATTTTCACAATCAGCATATGATAATTCTTGGAGATTAGGTGGTAAATCATCACGTTATcgtcataaaaattatcataattttttgcgtatatcaaattttaaacaattacaaaataattcatatatacctgatacattaaatttaaattattacaatatacgTAAAACTTGTGaacgtttaaaaaattcaactaatgaaaatgttaattcaaatgataaaaaagtatatttaaataaaaaaaatacaagtttattaccaccatcatcatcgtcatcatcatcaccaccgaaatttatgacaaaaatatttcctccaatttcaaaaattcaaactaatgataatgtaattattaaatctaaaaatgatatgattgatgaaaaattagataatccaaaaaataatatttcaaatgtagatataattgaaaaaaataacaaaatgactgataaaaattttgatcaaGGTACTGATGAAAGTACAGATTCTTTACAATTTGAATTACCCAAAAAACAAGTCAATGGTATtttagataatataaatattgataaatcacaattggttaataataaaaacacaacaacagcaacaacaacaacaacagaagTGACTGTAAGTAGTTCTGATGATATTGAAAAGAatccaaataaaaatgttgaaatcaTAACAAATGGTGTTGAGAGTACAGAAGTCGTGGAAAATATTGATACTAAAAATGACAATACGGAAATTGAAGCAACTAAAACAGATGAATCATCAGATTCCGGTTTTGTATCAACATCTGCATCTGTAactgaaaatgatgaaattttaaaagatacaaatgaagaattaataaaagataaaatagttattaatgAACAACCACCAATATTAACACCAGAAATAGAAATTgagcaagaaaataaaaataataatgttaatgaaataatggaaattaataattctgaAATAATAGtaacagaaataaataaaaatgaagagtGTATTCATGTATTGGAACGTGAAGAACCCACATTAAATGTATCAACtaatgatttagaaaaaactGAAGAGACAATTATTACTGATGATTCAAAACTTGTTGAGTCAATGGATATTGTTACAATTGACGAAGTAACAGTTGGATCAAACGttgaaaaaatagataaaattgaagaaaaatcaaatgatgttgatgtaAAAACAACAAGTAGTGATAATGAAAAAGTAGATATGATTGTTGATGATCAGGAATCAATTGGCAcatcaaataatgaaatttcagTTATCAATCAAGAACAACAGGTTGATTCACCTGATGGATCATCTAAACAACAGTGTAATAaacgaaaaagaaaatcaattaaGACTATTGGTGATTCACTTGACccag aaaaagaaaatttacgtTTACGGGTTAAACGTGAAACAGCACAAAAAGCTGAAGAGTTAATACGTAAAGATAGTCAAATGGCAAATGATGATTCAGATAGTGATAgttatgatattaaaataaaaccaacaaCATCACCAAATTCATTAAAACGAACAAATGAAATGAcagatttaattgataataaacgtttaaaaattgataataaaattgagccaaaaattgaaattaaaacagaaacatatttaacaaatagaaaaataaaaccatttacaaatttacgtaaaatattattacgtgATTGTAAACAAAAGCTAACAAATATGAGACAAGAAGATCTTgaagaattattaatacaaaaaattattgaaacaataacaatgCGTGATGAAATTGGTAAATTACGTGAACAAGCAAAATTATCTGAACGTGCTAAAGAATTATCACAACAAAAATGTGCATCATTAGCTAAACAAATTAAAGATTttgaaatgattataaatCGTTATGCAAGTGATCGTGAAAAAAATCCAGATATATATCTTGcaccaacaaaaattaatcgtTCAGTTGGtttacaagtaaattttttaactgatcgtggtgtacaaaatttacgtcaagttaataataaaatatcacaacaaaatacaacaacaattaataaaaataataacataaataatcatgccaataataataataataatatgaataatataaataataataataatagattaataaataattcatcaactcAAGTTATTGTTAGTGGTGTTTCTATGAGTGGTGGTAATATGAGTACAACAGTAACATCAATGCAAATTGATGATTCAAATGTACAATTACGTAAAGGTATTAAAATAAGATCACCAAGACGTGGTGGTGATGTACATCCACAAGTTATTgcaaatatacaaaatcaattaccaaatcaaatgaatattattaattcaataacatCACCAATTGTTGTACCAAAAGTAAATGATACAAGAATAACAATTGCTCCAACAAATTCACCAACAGCAcaatctaataataataataataatacatcaattattgttaatgGAAATTCACCAAATATACAATATCGTCAAACAAGaaatacaacaataaacaatcaaaataataataataataatatcaataatcgTACAAGTATAAAtggtgaaaatttaattgatttaactGAAGaggaagaaaaaacaaaaatattatctggTCCACCTGCATTGACTGCACTTGTGGCACCAGTAACTACCTCAACAACTTTGCCAAAAAATCAACAACGTCAAACAAGAATGATACCATCAAATTCATCAGCACATGTTACAATTTCTCAGCCAAATATTCGTGTTGTTACTGGACAACAAGGACAACCTACTGGAATAGTTAATAATGTTAATGGACAAAGGGTAATATTTATGCATCCAGGTGGTTCACCTTCACGACAACTTATTTTAACATCAGCTGCATCAAcg tcacGAACGAGTGTTGTTACTGCAGCAAGTTCTTCAAGAAATTCATTCATCAACATAGCACCAAGTG GTATAACAACAGTTCCTAAAACTACTCCAGTAAGAGTTATGCCTGGTGCCAATCCACCAGTACAATTAGTCAAGGTAAAT catccAGCACCACTTCCAGCCACACCAACACATACACATAATCCATTATGGAAAATGTCACCACCTGCACCTtcgttaaaaatatcaaaagtaaCACATG gaATTGTGTTGTCTTGGAATATGATACTGTCTGATAAATGTGCTGATATAGCAAGCTACCAATTATTTGCATACCAAGaaatatcaacaacaccaccaaGTTCAAGTctttggaaaaaagttggtgATGTTAGAGCATTACCATTGCCAATGGCATGTACACTAACacag TTTTTAGAgggaaataattattattttgctgTGAGAGCTGTTGATTGTCATGGAAGACTTGGCGAATTTAGTCTACCAGGAAATATAactctttaa
- the LOC122854398 gene encoding putative uncharacterized protein DDB_G0291812 isoform X2 → METQALHVTETKTLSSSLMSNTEKCIDNDEITPEMEDQLLSDNFSEDQVLEDEDDAQSEGSIRLRYSDVEADDDENADKSSGASESALNNPLKKIHDDMANESSVVRDDNLIPIYTNGINDDLDKIDFTEDDTLLGINFCNNDDNENDLLSVKEIIDKTITLNQFSQSAYDNSWRLGGKSSRYRHKNYHNFLRISNFKQLQNNSYIPDTLNLNYYNIRKTCERLKNSTNENVNSNDKKVYLNKKNTSLLPPSSSSSSSPPKFMTKIFPPISKIQTNDNVIIKSKNDMIDEKLDNPKNNISNVDIIEKNNKMTDKNFDQGTDESTDSLQFELPKKQVNGILDNINIDKSQLVNNKNTTTATTTTTEVTVSSSDDIEKNPNKNVEIITNGVESTEVVENIDTKNDNTEIEATKTDESSDSGFVSTSASVTENDEILKDTNEELIKDKIVINEQPPILTPEIEIEQENKNNNVNEIMEINNSEIIVTEINKNEECIHVLEREEPTLNVSTNDLEKTEETIITDDSKLVESMDIVTIDEVTVGSNVEKIDKIEEKSNDVDVKTTSSDNEKVDMIVDDQESIGTSNNEISVINQEQQVDSPDGSSKQQCNKRKRKSIKTIGDSLDPEKENLRLRVKRETAQKAEELIRKDSQMANDDSDSDSYDIKIKPTTSPNSLKRTNEMTDLIDNKRLKIDNKIEPKIEIKTETYLTNRKIKPFTNLRKILLRDCKQKLTNMRQEDLEELLIQKIIETITMRDEIGKLREQAKLSERAKELSQQKCASLAKQIKDFEMIINRYASDREKNPDIYLAPTKINRSVGLQVNFLTDRGVQNLRQVNNKISQQNTTTINKNNNINNHANNNNNNMNNINNNNNRLINNSSTQVIVSGVSMSGGNMSTTVTSMQIDDSNVQLRKGIKIRSPRRGGDVHPQVIANIQNQLPNQMNIINSITSPIVVPKVNDTRITIAPTNSPTAQSNNNNNNTSIIVNGNSPNIQYRQTRNTTINNQNNNNNNINNRTSINGENLIDLTEEEEKTKILSGPPALTALVAPVTTSTTLPKNQQRQTRMIPSNSSAHVTISQPNIRVVTGQQGQPTGIVNNVNGQRVIFMHPGGSPSRQLILTSAASTSRTSVVTAASSSRNSFINIAPSGITTVPKTTPVRVMPGANPPVQLVKHPAPLPATPTHTHNPLWKMSPPAPSLKISKVTHGIVLSWNMILSDKCADIASYQLFAYQEISTTPPSSSLWKKVGDVRALPLPMACTLTQFLEGNNYYFAVRAVDCHGRLGEFSLPGNITL, encoded by the exons ATGGAAACACAAGCGTTACATGTAACAGAGACAAAAACATTGTCATCATCTTTAATGTCAAATACAGAAAAAtgtattgataatgatgaaataacaCCTGAAATGGAGGATCAACTATTGAGTGATAATTTCTCAGAGGATCAAGTTTTAGAGGATGAAGATGATGCACAATCTGAGGGTAGTATACGATTAAGATATTCTGATGTTgaagctgatgatgatgaaaatgctGATAAATCAAGTGGTGCATCTGAATCAGCTCTTAATAAtcccttaaaaaaaattcatgatgaCATGGCTAACg AATCATCAGTTGTCAgagatgataatttaataccaatatatacaaatggaataaatgatgatttggataaaattgattttaccgAAGATGATACATTATTgggaattaatttttgtaataatgatgataatgaaaatgactTGCTATCAgttaaagaaataattgataaaactaTAACTCTAAATCAATTTTCACAATCAGCATATGATAATTCTTGGAGATTAGGTGGTAAATCATCACGTTATcgtcataaaaattatcataattttttgcgtatatcaaattttaaacaattacaaaataattcatatatacctgatacattaaatttaaattattacaatatacgTAAAACTTGTGaacgtttaaaaaattcaactaatgaaaatgttaattcaaatgataaaaaagtatatttaaataaaaaaaatacaagtttattaccaccatcatcatcgtcatcatcatcaccaccgaaatttatgacaaaaatatttcctccaatttcaaaaattcaaactaatgataatgtaattattaaatctaaaaatgatatgattgatgaaaaattagataatccaaaaaataatatttcaaatgtagatataattgaaaaaaataacaaaatgactgataaaaattttgatcaaGGTACTGATGAAAGTACAGATTCTTTACAATTTGAATTACCCAAAAAACAAGTCAATGGTATtttagataatataaatattgataaatcacaattggttaataataaaaacacaacaacagcaacaacaacaacaacagaagTGACTGTAAGTAGTTCTGATGATATTGAAAAGAatccaaataaaaatgttgaaatcaTAACAAATGGTGTTGAGAGTACAGAAGTCGTGGAAAATATTGATACTAAAAATGACAATACGGAAATTGAAGCAACTAAAACAGATGAATCATCAGATTCCGGTTTTGTATCAACATCTGCATCTGTAactgaaaatgatgaaattttaaaagatacaaatgaagaattaataaaagataaaatagttattaatgAACAACCACCAATATTAACACCAGAAATAGAAATTgagcaagaaaataaaaataataatgttaatgaaataatggaaattaataattctgaAATAATAGtaacagaaataaataaaaatgaagagtGTATTCATGTATTGGAACGTGAAGAACCCACATTAAATGTATCAACtaatgatttagaaaaaactGAAGAGACAATTATTACTGATGATTCAAAACTTGTTGAGTCAATGGATATTGTTACAATTGACGAAGTAACAGTTGGATCAAACGttgaaaaaatagataaaattgaagaaaaatcaaatgatgttgatgtaAAAACAACAAGTAGTGATAATGAAAAAGTAGATATGATTGTTGATGATCAGGAATCAATTGGCAcatcaaataatgaaatttcagTTATCAATCAAGAACAACAGGTTGATTCACCTGATGGATCATCTAAACAACAGTGTAATAaacgaaaaagaaaatcaattaaGACTATTGGTGATTCACTTGACccag aaaaagaaaatttacgtTTACGGGTTAAACGTGAAACAGCACAAAAAGCTGAAGAGTTAATACGTAAAGATAGTCAAATGGCAAATGATGATTCAGATAGTGATAgttatgatattaaaataaaaccaacaaCATCACCAAATTCATTAAAACGAACAAATGAAATGAcagatttaattgataataaacgtttaaaaattgataataaaattgagccaaaaattgaaattaaaacagaaacatatttaacaaatagaaaaataaaaccatttacaaatttacgtaaaatattattacgtgATTGTAAACAAAAGCTAACAAATATGAGACAAGAAGATCTTgaagaattattaatacaaaaaattattgaaacaataacaatgCGTGATGAAATTGGTAAATTACGTGAACAAGCAAAATTATCTGAACGTGCTAAAGAATTATCACAACAAAAATGTGCATCATTAGCTAAACAAATTAAAGATTttgaaatgattataaatCGTTATGCAAGTGATCGTGAAAAAAATCCAGATATATATCTTGcaccaacaaaaattaatcgtTCAGTTGGtttacaagtaaattttttaactgatcgtggtgtacaaaatttacgtcaagttaataataaaatatcacaacaaaatacaacaacaattaataaaaataataacataaataatcatgccaataataataataataatatgaataatataaataataataataatagattaataaataattcatcaactcAAGTTATTGTTAGTGGTGTTTCTATGAGTGGTGGTAATATGAGTACAACAGTAACATCAATGCAAATTGATGATTCAAATGTACAATTACGTAAAGGTATTAAAATAAGATCACCAAGACGTGGTGGTGATGTACATCCACAAGTTATTgcaaatatacaaaatcaattaccaaatcaaatgaatattattaattcaataacatCACCAATTGTTGTACCAAAAGTAAATGATACAAGAATAACAATTGCTCCAACAAATTCACCAACAGCAcaatctaataataataataataatacatcaattattgttaatgGAAATTCACCAAATATACAATATCGTCAAACAAGaaatacaacaataaacaatcaaaataataataataataatatcaataatcgTACAAGTATAAAtggtgaaaatttaattgatttaactGAAGaggaagaaaaaacaaaaatattatctggTCCACCTGCATTGACTGCACTTGTGGCACCAGTAACTACCTCAACAACTTTGCCAAAAAATCAACAACGTCAAACAAGAATGATACCATCAAATTCATCAGCACATGTTACAATTTCTCAGCCAAATATTCGTGTTGTTACTGGACAACAAGGACAACCTACTGGAATAGTTAATAATGTTAATGGACAAAGGGTAATATTTATGCATCCAGGTGGTTCACCTTCACGACAACTTATTTTAACATCAGCTGCATCAAcg tcacGAACGAGTGTTGTTACTGCAGCAAGTTCTTCAAGAAATTCATTCATCAACATAGCACCAAGTG GTATAACAACAGTTCCTAAAACTACTCCAGTAAGAGTTATGCCTGGTGCCAATCCACCAGTACAATTAGTCAAG catccAGCACCACTTCCAGCCACACCAACACATACACATAATCCATTATGGAAAATGTCACCACCTGCACCTtcgttaaaaatatcaaaagtaaCACATG gaATTGTGTTGTCTTGGAATATGATACTGTCTGATAAATGTGCTGATATAGCAAGCTACCAATTATTTGCATACCAAGaaatatcaacaacaccaccaaGTTCAAGTctttggaaaaaagttggtgATGTTAGAGCATTACCATTGCCAATGGCATGTACACTAACacag TTTTTAGAgggaaataattattattttgctgTGAGAGCTGTTGATTGTCATGGAAGACTTGGCGAATTTAGTCTACCAGGAAATATAactctttaa
- the LOC122854400 gene encoding E3 ubiquitin-protein ligase RNF144A, whose product MPSLHSLVVRRANPLMEMGTATSSVTSVNQTIKNQPNTMKSNNNINNNNNINNINNNIKLDKKINKLNVIKLPLIKKEKSAINLTLNNDNNNIINNDINKPLIRHESSASLEAARSSNWINIGKTNLRKCETTVGLSTLTIDRPINRSRVCSRCSSLLSLASSSRYSLAAGNFVPTTSTTTSSSSSSSSSTTTTITTPKKNIKQYLCKICLVDVSFNQTFRIEGCGCYYCKDCMKNYVEFEIEEGAYEISCPDSQCDWSSVLTLKEISSLVTPELMEKHHKFRLNRDVSMDKDRAWCPRAGCETICSVKNGNNSDGDSGDDGSAVTPGPVHCPNCSTDFCSICREPWHNGQCPNLPLGIPFDNDHIKCCPMCSVPIEKDEGCAQMMCKRCKHVFCWYCLASLDDDFLLRHYDKGPCKNKLGHSRASVIWHRTQVIGIFAGFGLLLLVASPLLLLAAPCIVCCKCRVCGTSRLDQDGGNHEDTST is encoded by the exons ATGCCTAGTCTACATTCGCTCGTCGTACGACGAGCTAATCCTCTAATGGAAATGGGTACAGCAACAAGTTCAGTAACATCTGTTaatcaaacaattaaaaatcaaccaAATACAatgaaaagtaataataatataaataataataataatataaataatataaataataatataaaattagataaaaaaattaataaattaaatgttattaaattaccattaataaaaaaagaaaaaagtgccattaatttaacattaaataatgataataataatattataaataatgatattaataaaccATTAATAAGACATGAAAGTAGTGCTAGTCTTGAAGCAGCACGTAGTAGTAATTGGATTAATATTGGTAAAACAAATTTACGTAAATGTGAAACAACTGTTGGTCTTAGTACATTAACTATTGATAGACCAATTAATCGTAGTAGAGTATGTTCAAGATGTTCAAGTTTATTATCATTAGCATCAAGTTCACGTTATAGTCTTGCTGCTGGTAATTTTGtaccaacaacatcaacaacaacatcgtcttcgtcatcttcatcttcgtcaacaacaacaacaataacaacaccaaaaaaaaatattaaacaatatttatgtaaaatatgtCTTGTTGATGTATCATTTAATCAAACATTTAGAATTGAAGGATGTGGATGTTATTATTGTAAAGac tgtatgaaaaattatgttgaatTTGAAATTGAAGAAGGTGCATATGAAATAAGTTGTCCAGATTCACAATGTGATTGGTCATCTGTATTGACACTCAAGGAAATATCAAGTCTTGTAACACCAGAACTTATGGAAAAACATCATAAATTTCGTTTAAATagag atgTTTCAATGGATAAAGATCGTGCATGGTGTCCACGTGCTGGATGTGAAACAATATGTTCAGTTAAAAATGGTAATAACAGTGATGGTGATAGTGGTGATGATGGTAGTGCTGTTACACCTGGTCCAGTACATTGTCCAAATTGTTCAACtgatttttgttcaatttgtCGTGAACCTTGGCACAATGGACAGTGTCCAAATTTACCACTTGGTATACCATTTGATAATGATCATATTAAATGCTGTCCAATGTGTTCAGTACCAATTGAAAAAGATGAAGGATGTGCACAAATGATGTGTAAAAGATGCAAACATGTTTTTTGCTGGTACTGCTTGGCATCATTAGAT gatgattttttattgagaCACTATGATAAAGGaccatgtaaaaataaattaggcCATTCACGTGCATCTGTTATTTGGCATCGAACACAAGTTATTGGTATATTTGCTGGTTTTGGTCTATTACTTCTTGTTGCAtcaccattattattactagCAGCACCATGTATTGTTTGTTGTAAATGTCGTGTTTGTGGCACatcaagacttgatcaagACGGTGGTAATCATGAAGATACATCAACGTAA